The Xanthobacter flavus genome includes a window with the following:
- a CDS encoding DUF2126 domain-containing protein, which translates to MSILASLHHVTSYTYDHPVSMGPQVIRLRPAPHSRTDIPAYSLKVSPADHFINWQQDPFGNWLARIVFPEPVSEFKVEVDLLAKLDIVNPFDFFVEEYAENFPFEYAPALKAELAPYLELEDEGALFADYLASVPREKTRIVDFLVHLNQRLQGEVGYVIRMEPGVQTPDETLSRKLGSCRDTGWLLVQILRHLGLAARFVSGYLIQLKPDVAALDGPSGTDVDFTDLHAWCEVFVPGAGWIGLDPTSGLLCGEGHIPLAATPHYSSAAPITGYVNEKAEVEFGFDMQVVRVAEAPRVTLPFSDETWAALDELGHKVDEDLKAGDVRLTMGGEPTFVSIDDYQSPEWNTEALGPHKRERADDLIRRLRRRFETEGVLHYGQGKWYPGETLPRWSFDLFWRKDGQPIWQREDLIADEKVNYGVTPADAERFCKAVAEKLAVGSQFVQQAFEDNIYYMWKEQNLPENIAPGDPRMADEVQRRMLARTFNQGLGTATGSVLPLRRVWTPTGPAWRSEEWTYRRQFLFLIPGESPMGYRLPLESLQYLAPTRYPYIVEADPFEPRDPLPDAADFAARYTAGQGGAGTGADGHDAGAPGGPGGMPRHSIAPRTEAYGVGERAQELAREYIAKYDTQVFTADTRTALCVEPRNGRLCVFLPPVEILEDYLDLIAALEQVAIELNTPIHMEGYPPPFDYRLNLIRIAPDPGVLEVNVHPSDSWAGCVEITRILYEEARLARLGTEKFMVDGRHTGTGGGNHVVVGGSTPADSPFLRRPDVLKSLLLYWQRHPCLSYFFSGLFIGPTSQHPRVDEARHDSLYELEIAFSKFPPPGKGEPPAPWLVDRLLRNLLVDVTGNTHRTEISIDKLYSPDGPTGRLGLVEFRCFEMPPDWRMSLAQQLLLRALIARLWNKPVHGHCTRWGTILNDRFMLPHYVWQDFLDVVEDLSDAGYQIDPEWFRAQFEFRFPAFGKVQQAGVDIEVRQALECWHVLGEEGVTGGTARYVDSSVERLQVKVEGFNPSRHILTCNGRKVPLAPTGRNGTYVAGVRYKAWQPWSGLHPTIPVHSPLTFDLVDTWSERSRGGCVYYVSHPGGRNYDTFPVNSYEAEARRLARFQTFGHSPGTLDVVLETAPDEFPTTLDLRRPAGA; encoded by the coding sequence ATGTCGATCCTCGCGAGCCTGCATCACGTCACGAGCTACACCTACGATCACCCGGTCTCCATGGGGCCGCAGGTCATACGGCTGCGGCCGGCGCCGCACAGCCGCACCGACATCCCGGCCTATTCGCTGAAGGTCTCGCCGGCCGACCACTTCATCAACTGGCAGCAGGATCCGTTCGGCAACTGGCTGGCCCGCATCGTGTTTCCGGAGCCGGTGTCGGAGTTCAAGGTCGAGGTGGACCTCCTCGCCAAGCTTGACATCGTCAACCCCTTCGACTTCTTCGTCGAGGAATATGCCGAGAACTTCCCCTTCGAGTACGCGCCGGCGCTGAAGGCCGAGCTGGCGCCGTATCTGGAGCTGGAGGATGAAGGCGCGCTGTTCGCCGACTATCTCGCCTCCGTTCCGCGCGAGAAGACCCGTATCGTCGACTTCCTGGTCCATCTCAACCAGCGCCTGCAGGGCGAGGTCGGCTACGTCATCCGCATGGAGCCGGGCGTGCAGACGCCCGACGAGACGCTGAGCCGTAAGCTCGGCTCCTGCCGCGACACCGGCTGGCTGCTGGTGCAGATCCTGCGCCACCTCGGCCTCGCCGCCCGCTTCGTCTCCGGATATCTCATCCAGCTGAAGCCGGACGTGGCCGCCCTCGACGGCCCCTCGGGCACGGACGTGGACTTCACCGACCTGCATGCCTGGTGCGAGGTCTTCGTGCCCGGCGCCGGCTGGATCGGCCTCGACCCGACCTCGGGCCTCCTGTGCGGCGAGGGCCACATCCCGCTCGCGGCCACGCCGCACTACAGCTCCGCCGCGCCCATCACGGGCTATGTGAACGAGAAGGCCGAGGTCGAGTTCGGCTTTGACATGCAGGTGGTCCGCGTCGCCGAGGCGCCGCGCGTGACGCTGCCCTTCTCCGACGAGACCTGGGCCGCGCTCGACGAGCTCGGGCACAAGGTGGACGAGGACCTCAAGGCCGGCGACGTGCGCCTGACCATGGGCGGCGAGCCCACCTTCGTCTCCATCGACGACTACCAGTCGCCGGAGTGGAACACCGAGGCGCTCGGCCCGCACAAGCGCGAGCGCGCCGACGACCTGATCCGCCGCCTGCGCCGCCGCTTCGAGACCGAGGGCGTGCTGCACTACGGCCAGGGCAAGTGGTACCCCGGCGAAACACTGCCGCGCTGGTCCTTCGACCTGTTCTGGCGCAAGGACGGCCAGCCCATCTGGCAGCGCGAGGACCTGATCGCCGACGAGAAGGTGAACTACGGCGTGACCCCGGCCGATGCCGAGCGCTTCTGCAAGGCGGTGGCCGAGAAGCTCGCCGTGGGCAGCCAGTTCGTCCAGCAGGCGTTCGAGGACAACATCTATTACATGTGGAAGGAGCAGAACCTTCCCGAGAACATCGCCCCCGGCGATCCGCGCATGGCGGACGAGGTGCAGCGGCGCATGCTGGCGCGCACCTTCAACCAGGGCCTCGGCACCGCCACCGGCTCGGTGCTGCCGCTGCGCCGGGTGTGGACCCCGACCGGCCCGGCCTGGCGCTCGGAGGAATGGACCTACCGTCGCCAGTTCCTGTTCCTGATCCCCGGCGAGAGCCCCATGGGCTACCGCCTGCCGCTGGAATCTCTGCAGTATCTGGCGCCCACGCGCTACCCCTACATCGTCGAGGCCGACCCTTTCGAGCCGCGCGACCCGCTGCCCGACGCCGCCGATTTCGCCGCCCGCTACACCGCGGGGCAGGGCGGTGCCGGCACGGGCGCCGATGGCCATGACGCCGGCGCGCCCGGCGGCCCGGGCGGGATGCCGCGCCATTCCATCGCCCCGCGCACCGAGGCCTACGGCGTCGGCGAGCGGGCGCAGGAGCTGGCGCGCGAGTATATCGCCAAGTACGACACCCAGGTCTTCACCGCCGACACCCGCACCGCGCTCTGCGTCGAGCCACGCAACGGCCGCCTGTGCGTGTTCCTGCCGCCGGTGGAAATCCTCGAGGACTATCTCGACCTCATCGCCGCCCTTGAGCAGGTGGCCATCGAGTTGAACACGCCCATCCACATGGAGGGCTATCCGCCGCCCTTCGATTACCGCCTCAACCTCATCCGTATCGCGCCCGATCCGGGCGTGCTGGAGGTGAACGTCCATCCGTCCGATAGCTGGGCCGGCTGCGTGGAGATCACCCGCATCCTCTATGAGGAGGCGCGGCTCGCGCGCCTCGGCACCGAGAAGTTCATGGTGGATGGGCGCCACACCGGCACCGGGGGCGGCAACCATGTGGTTGTGGGCGGCTCCACCCCCGCCGACAGCCCCTTCCTGCGCCGGCCGGACGTGCTGAAGAGCCTGCTGCTCTACTGGCAGCGGCATCCCTGCCTGTCCTATTTCTTCTCCGGCCTGTTCATCGGCCCCACCTCCCAGCATCCGCGGGTGGACGAGGCGCGGCACGACAGCCTTTATGAGCTGGAGATCGCCTTCTCCAAGTTCCCGCCGCCCGGCAAGGGCGAGCCGCCGGCCCCGTGGCTGGTGGACCGGCTGCTGCGCAATCTCCTGGTGGACGTCACCGGCAACACCCACCGCACCGAAATCTCCATCGACAAGCTCTATTCGCCGGACGGCCCCACCGGCCGTCTGGGCCTGGTGGAATTCCGCTGCTTCGAGATGCCGCCGGACTGGCGCATGAGCCTCGCCCAGCAGCTGCTGCTGCGGGCTCTCATCGCGCGGCTGTGGAACAAGCCGGTGCATGGCCACTGCACCCGCTGGGGCACCATCCTCAACGACCGCTTCATGCTGCCGCATTATGTCTGGCAGGACTTCCTCGACGTGGTGGAAGACCTCTCGGACGCCGGCTACCAGATCGATCCCGAGTGGTTCCGCGCCCAGTTCGAGTTCCGCTTCCCCGCGTTCGGCAAGGTCCAGCAGGCGGGCGTGGACATCGAGGTTCGCCAGGCGCTGGAATGCTGGCACGTGCTCGGCGAGGAAGGCGTCACCGGTGGCACGGCGCGTTATGTGGACTCCTCCGTGGAGCGCCTGCAGGTGAAGGTGGAGGGCTTCAACCCCTCGCGTCACATCCTCACTTGCAACGGCCGCAAGGTGCCGCTGGCCCCCACCGGCCGCAACGGCACCTATGTGGCGGGCGTGCGCTACAAGGCGTGGCAGCCGTGGTCGGGCCTGCACCCGACCATCCCGGTGCATTCGCCGCTCACCTTCGACCTTGTGGACACCTGGAGCGAGCGCTCCCGGGGCGGCTGCGTCTATTACGTCTCCCATCCGGGCGGACGGAACTACGACACCTTCCCCGTGAACTCCTACGAGGCGGAGGCGCGGCGCCTCGCCCGCTTCCAGACCTTCGGCCACAGCCCCGGCACCCTCGACGTGGTGCTGGAAACGGCGCCGGACGAGTTCCCGACCACCCTCGACCTGCGGCGCCCTGCCGGCGCCTGA
- a CDS encoding circularly permuted type 2 ATP-grasp protein → MSGAEQRSEVFERAAAESLIGGYRTLPATRDEMMDADGQPRRHWQPFLAALAELGSEELRRRFSAADRYLRDSGVFYRVYDDAGGGERPWSLSHMPLIIGEADWETLSQGLIERAELLEEVLQDLYGEGHLVSDGDLPAAAVAGSPEFLRPLVGVRPEGGRFLRVYAADVGRGPDGRWWVLADRTQAPSGAGYALENRLASTRALPDVSRDLNMKRVAAFFQALRTSLMKLDRTGEGRIGLLTPGPLNETYFEHALLARYLGFLLVEGEDLTVRGDTLHVRTVAGLRRIDVLLRRLDSDFADPLELNARSRLGVPGLVQSVRMGGVALANALGTGIIEAPALLAFLPRIATRLTGRPLSLPHVATWWCGQPAERAQVMEHLDELVISSAFGRVLPGLPDGGSVLGADLTQADRRRLSTLLARRGADVVGQDIARLSTTPVWTGEKLTPRPFMLRVFLTATEKGWSVMPGGFCRISSAADARAVSMQKGDRSADVWVLADGEQADATLLPSPANVKVRRSSGTLPSRAADNLFWLGRYVERAEATLRLSRVLVGRLAESGDTGTSPLVSRLLGLLGAWGAMPRDLARATPARYAVAVLTRRDLPGALPQLVQAARAAASVIRDRFSPDAWRALVDLETCVYQPVPAAPSEADVAERADAALRIIAAFSGLASENMNRLTGWRFLEIGRRTERAIGTLRFARTFGEAGAPQGSLDALLQVADSLITYRTRYVMMEARGPVLDLVLLDPDNPRSVAFQVHRMANHLKVLPGRDQDAPPPLWERIVARMQAELAASTSDSFEPEWFDAMEKMLMQLSDEVSSHYFLQGHSPEMTLTIGM, encoded by the coding sequence GTGTCGGGTGCGGAGCAGCGCAGCGAGGTTTTCGAGCGGGCCGCGGCCGAAAGCCTGATCGGGGGCTACCGCACCCTGCCGGCCACCCGCGACGAGATGATGGACGCGGACGGCCAGCCGCGCCGCCACTGGCAGCCCTTCCTCGCCGCCCTCGCCGAACTCGGCTCCGAGGAATTACGCCGCCGCTTCTCCGCGGCCGACCGCTACCTGCGCGACAGCGGCGTTTTCTACCGCGTCTATGACGATGCCGGCGGGGGGGAGCGGCCGTGGTCGCTCAGCCACATGCCGCTCATCATCGGCGAAGCGGATTGGGAAACCCTCTCGCAGGGGCTCATCGAGCGGGCCGAACTGCTCGAAGAGGTGCTCCAAGACCTCTACGGTGAGGGCCATCTGGTGTCCGATGGCGACCTGCCGGCGGCGGCGGTGGCCGGCAGCCCTGAATTCCTGCGGCCACTGGTGGGCGTGCGGCCCGAGGGCGGGCGCTTCCTGCGCGTCTATGCCGCCGATGTGGGCCGTGGTCCAGATGGCCGCTGGTGGGTGCTCGCCGACCGCACCCAGGCGCCCTCCGGTGCCGGCTATGCGCTGGAGAACCGGCTCGCCTCCACCCGAGCCCTGCCGGACGTGTCGCGCGATCTCAACATGAAGCGGGTCGCGGCCTTCTTCCAGGCGCTGCGCACCTCGCTGATGAAGCTCGACCGAACCGGCGAGGGGCGCATCGGCCTGCTCACGCCCGGTCCGCTCAACGAGACCTATTTCGAGCACGCGCTGCTCGCCCGCTATCTCGGCTTCCTGCTGGTGGAGGGCGAGGACCTGACCGTGCGGGGCGATACCCTGCATGTGCGCACGGTGGCGGGCCTCAGGCGCATCGACGTGCTGCTGCGCCGCCTCGATTCGGATTTCGCCGACCCGCTGGAGCTGAACGCCCGTTCGCGCCTCGGCGTGCCGGGCCTCGTGCAGTCGGTGCGCATGGGCGGTGTCGCGCTGGCCAATGCGCTCGGCACGGGCATCATCGAGGCGCCGGCGCTGCTCGCCTTCCTGCCGCGCATCGCGACCCGGCTCACCGGGCGACCGCTCAGCCTGCCGCACGTCGCCACCTGGTGGTGCGGGCAGCCGGCCGAGCGGGCGCAGGTGATGGAGCATCTGGACGAACTCGTCATCTCCTCCGCCTTCGGCCGGGTGCTTCCGGGCCTGCCGGATGGCGGATCGGTGCTGGGTGCGGACCTCACCCAGGCCGACCGGCGTCGCCTCTCGACGCTGCTCGCGCGGCGCGGGGCGGATGTGGTGGGCCAGGACATCGCCCGCCTCTCCACCACGCCGGTGTGGACCGGGGAGAAGCTCACCCCGCGCCCCTTCATGCTGCGGGTGTTCCTGACCGCCACCGAAAAGGGCTGGTCGGTGATGCCGGGCGGCTTCTGCCGCATCTCCTCGGCCGCCGATGCCCGCGCCGTATCGATGCAGAAGGGCGATCGCTCGGCCGACGTGTGGGTGCTGGCGGACGGCGAGCAGGCAGACGCCACGCTGCTGCCCAGCCCGGCCAATGTGAAGGTCCGCCGCTCATCCGGCACCCTTCCGAGCCGGGCGGCCGACAACCTGTTCTGGCTCGGCCGCTATGTGGAGCGGGCCGAAGCGACGCTGCGCCTCTCCCGCGTTCTGGTGGGGCGTCTGGCCGAGAGCGGGGATACCGGCACCAGCCCCCTGGTGTCGCGCCTGCTCGGCCTGCTCGGGGCCTGGGGCGCCATGCCGCGCGATCTCGCCCGCGCCACGCCCGCGCGCTATGCGGTGGCCGTGCTGACGCGGCGCGACCTGCCGGGCGCCCTGCCGCAATTGGTGCAGGCGGCGCGGGCGGCCGCTTCCGTCATCCGCGACCGCTTCTCGCCCGATGCGTGGCGCGCGCTGGTGGATCTTGAGACCTGCGTCTACCAGCCCGTTCCCGCCGCGCCCTCGGAGGCAGATGTGGCGGAGCGGGCGGATGCGGCCCTGCGCATCATCGCCGCCTTCTCGGGCCTTGCCTCGGAGAACATGAACCGGCTCACCGGCTGGCGCTTCCTGGAGATCGGCCGGCGCACGGAGCGGGCCATCGGCACGCTGCGCTTCGCCCGTACCTTTGGCGAGGCAGGCGCGCCGCAGGGCTCGCTCGATGCGTTGCTGCAGGTGGCGGACAGCCTCATCACCTACCGCACGCGCTATGTGATGATGGAGGCGCGCGGGCCGGTGCTGGACCTCGTGCTGCTCGATCCGGACAATCCGCGCTCGGTGGCCTTCCAGGTGCACCGCATGGCGAACCACCTGAAGGTGCTCCCCGGCCGCGATCAGGATGCCCCGCCGCCGCTCTGGGAGCGCATCGTCGCCCGCATGCAGGCGGAGCTTGCGGCCAGCACGTCGGACAGCTTCGAGCCGGAATGGTTCGACGCCATGGAGAAGATGCTGATGCAGCTCTCCGACGAGGTATCGTCCCACTATTTCCTCCAGGGACATTCCCCGGAGATGACGCTGACCATCGGCATGTGA
- a CDS encoding transglutaminase family protein: MLYDIRQTTTYSYQVPVRVVRQVLRMTPMDRFGHQHVIAHILDVDPEPAELEQGTDFFGNGLTWLTIDQPHGHLSITTRSRVDVTATPLPDPAATPLVDEVRVVALEEPDLGPDAAVHGLFPSRAIPIDADITDWTATSFRGDRPVLEAALELMHRVHDEFTYEPGATIVTTSPHEAFAAKAGVCQDFAQVMIAGLRGLGLPARYVSGYLRTIPPEGQPRLEGADATHAWAEVWCGPAFGWIGLDPTNAIPAGDDHIILAVGRDYADVSPVDGVIVSSGDHILAVGVDVVPVPAR, from the coding sequence ATGCTCTACGATATTCGCCAGACCACCACTTACAGCTATCAGGTGCCGGTGCGCGTGGTACGGCAGGTGCTGCGCATGACGCCGATGGACCGCTTCGGCCACCAGCACGTCATCGCCCACATTCTCGATGTGGACCCCGAGCCGGCCGAACTGGAGCAGGGCACCGATTTTTTCGGCAACGGGCTCACCTGGCTTACCATCGACCAGCCCCACGGCCATCTTTCCATCACCACCCGCAGCCGGGTGGACGTGACCGCGACGCCCCTGCCCGACCCCGCCGCAACCCCGCTGGTGGACGAAGTGCGCGTCGTGGCGCTGGAGGAGCCGGACCTTGGTCCCGATGCGGCGGTCCACGGCTTGTTTCCGAGCCGGGCCATTCCCATCGACGCCGACATTACCGACTGGACGGCGACCAGCTTCCGCGGCGACCGCCCGGTGCTGGAGGCGGCGCTGGAGCTTATGCACCGCGTGCACGACGAATTCACCTATGAGCCCGGCGCCACCATCGTCACCACCTCGCCCCACGAGGCATTCGCGGCGAAGGCGGGCGTGTGCCAGGACTTTGCGCAGGTGATGATCGCGGGGCTGCGCGGCCTCGGCCTGCCGGCGCGTTACGTCTCCGGCTATCTCCGCACCATCCCGCCCGAGGGCCAGCCCCGGCTGGAGGGGGCGGACGCCACCCACGCCTGGGCAGAGGTGTGGTGCGGGCCGGCCTTCGGCTGGATCGGGCTCGATCCCACCAACGCCATCCCGGCGGGGGACGACCATATCATCCTCGCCGTCGGCCGCGACTATGCGGATGTCTCGCCGGTGGACGGGGTGATCGTCTCGTCCGGAGACCACATCCTCGCCGTGGGCGTGGACGTGGTTCCGGTCCCGGCCCGGTGA
- a CDS encoding TRAP transporter large permease, which translates to MTLSPTTSGFVVIGILFALLATGMPIAFALGLTAIFGLLMASGWGVFEVLAETMFAGIANLAYVSIPMFVLMGAAVAATPAGRDLYEALDRWLNRVPGGLVLSNIGACAIFAGMTGSSPATCAAIGKMGIPEMLKRGYPASVATGSICAGGTLGILIPPSVTMIVYGIATETSIGRLFLAGVMPGLMLTAMFMAWSLYDCRRKGFRFDDRGSRFSFGQKLEALPKVLPFLIIILGTLYVLYGGVATPSEAAGAGAFLTLGVVIIMYRLFRPKPVFEIFSSTLRESVMIMMIMASAELFAFALSSLFITQTVAAAIAGLEVNRWVLMAIINLFLLVAGMFLPPVAIIVMSAPLLYPIIVSSGFDPYWFAVILTINMEIGLITPPVGLNLFVVNAIAPQVPTAQVLKGALPYVLLMLGGIVILSVFPGIVTWLPDAVMGPVN; encoded by the coding sequence ATGACCCTCTCCCCCACCACATCGGGCTTCGTCGTCATCGGCATCCTGTTCGCGCTGCTCGCCACCGGCATGCCCATCGCCTTCGCCCTCGGACTTACCGCCATCTTCGGTCTCTTGATGGCGAGCGGCTGGGGCGTGTTCGAGGTGCTCGCGGAGACCATGTTCGCCGGCATCGCCAATCTCGCCTACGTCTCCATCCCCATGTTCGTGCTGATGGGCGCGGCGGTCGCCGCCACCCCCGCGGGCCGCGACCTCTACGAGGCGCTGGACCGCTGGCTGAACCGGGTGCCGGGCGGGCTGGTGCTTTCCAACATCGGCGCCTGCGCCATCTTCGCCGGCATGACGGGATCAAGCCCCGCCACCTGCGCCGCCATCGGCAAGATGGGCATTCCGGAGATGCTGAAGCGCGGCTATCCGGCCTCGGTGGCCACCGGATCGATCTGCGCGGGCGGAACGCTCGGCATCCTCATTCCGCCCTCGGTGACGATGATCGTCTACGGCATCGCCACCGAGACTTCCATCGGCCGGCTGTTCCTCGCCGGCGTGATGCCGGGGCTGATGCTGACCGCCATGTTCATGGCCTGGTCGCTCTACGATTGCCGCCGCAAGGGCTTCCGCTTCGACGACCGCGGCAGCCGCTTCTCCTTCGGCCAGAAGCTGGAAGCGCTGCCCAAGGTGCTGCCCTTCCTCATCATCATCCTCGGCACGCTCTACGTGCTCTACGGCGGCGTGGCGACGCCCTCCGAGGCGGCGGGCGCGGGGGCGTTCCTGACCCTCGGCGTGGTCATCATCATGTACCGGTTGTTCCGCCCCAAGCCGGTCTTCGAGATCTTCTCGTCCACTTTGCGGGAGAGCGTCATGATCATGATGATCATGGCCTCGGCGGAATTGTTCGCCTTCGCCCTCTCCTCGCTTTTCATCACCCAGACGGTCGCAGCCGCCATCGCCGGCCTGGAGGTGAACCGCTGGGTGCTGATGGCAATCATCAACCTCTTCCTGCTGGTGGCCGGCATGTTCCTGCCGCCGGTGGCGATCATCGTGATGTCGGCGCCGCTGCTCTATCCGATCATCGTGTCGTCGGGCTTCGATCCCTACTGGTTCGCGGTGATCCTCACCATCAACATGGAGATCGGGCTCATCACGCCGCCGGTGGGGCTGAACCTGTTCGTGGTGAACGCCATCGCCCCGCAGGTGCCGACGGCGCAGGTGCTGAAAGGCGCCCTGCCCTACGTGCTGCTGATGCTGGGCGGCATCGTCATCCTCAGCGTCTTCCCCGGCATCGTCACCTGGCTGCCCGACGCGGTGATGGGACCAGTGAACTGA
- a CDS encoding TRAP transporter small permease subunit, whose product MTRSFLHAVDFLSRAVAILAGLLLVASMVVICQMIFMRYVFRAPTIWQTDFVVFTATAAVFLGAPYVLLTRGHVGVDVIELMAAKPVQRALGIIGAVLGLLFAIAMTVASSMFFHEAYVNEWRTSTVAAITLWIPLLPLPVSFALLSLQYVAELVRRISGTDGFGAHP is encoded by the coding sequence ATGACCCGCTCCTTCCTCCACGCCGTGGACTTCCTGTCGCGCGCCGTCGCCATCCTCGCCGGGCTGCTGCTCGTCGCCTCCATGGTGGTGATCTGCCAGATGATCTTCATGCGCTATGTGTTCCGCGCCCCCACCATCTGGCAGACCGACTTCGTGGTGTTCACGGCAACGGCCGCGGTCTTCCTCGGCGCGCCCTACGTGCTACTGACGCGCGGCCATGTGGGCGTGGATGTCATCGAGCTCATGGCGGCCAAGCCGGTGCAGCGGGCGCTCGGCATCATCGGCGCGGTGCTCGGCCTCCTGTTCGCCATCGCCATGACGGTGGCGAGCAGCATGTTCTTCCATGAGGCCTACGTGAACGAATGGCGGACCTCCACGGTCGCCGCCATCACCCTGTGGATTCCGCTGCTGCCGCTGCCCGTCAGCTTCGCCCTCCTCTCCCTCCAGTACGTGGCCGAGTTGGTGCGCCGCATCTCCGGCACGGACGGCTTCGGAGCGCACCCGTGA
- the dctP gene encoding TRAP transporter substrate-binding protein DctP, whose translation MIGSRTIARACALACAIAFSAPALAQDITLRASHQFPGGKGDPRDEMVQMIARDVAAANVGIKIQVFPGASLYKANEQWGALTKGQLDISSFPLDYASGRVPQFSVTLMPGLVRNFDRAERLNSSPFMQDIKKIVEAQGAIVIADAWLSGAFASKKGCITGPDSIKGQVTRAAGPAFEQMLAAAGASIASMPSSEIYSGMQTGVLDATNTSSESFVSYRLFEQVKCLTAPGGNALWFMYEPVLMSKQVFDRLKPDQQKAILAAGKKAQDWFAQEVRKGDQKLADTFKKAGVEVIEMSASDYDAWLKVAQASAYKNFSEKVKGGDELIKKALAVQ comes from the coding sequence ATGATCGGATCACGGACCATCGCGCGCGCCTGCGCGCTCGCCTGCGCCATCGCCTTTTCGGCGCCGGCCCTGGCACAGGACATCACCCTGCGCGCCTCGCACCAGTTTCCGGGCGGCAAGGGAGACCCGCGCGACGAGATGGTGCAGATGATCGCCCGCGACGTCGCGGCCGCCAATGTCGGCATCAAGATCCAGGTCTTCCCCGGTGCCTCGCTGTACAAGGCGAACGAGCAATGGGGCGCGCTGACGAAGGGCCAGCTCGACATCTCGTCCTTCCCGCTCGACTACGCCTCCGGCCGCGTGCCGCAATTCTCGGTGACGCTGATGCCGGGCCTGGTGCGCAACTTCGACCGGGCCGAGCGGCTCAACAGCTCGCCCTTCATGCAGGACATCAAGAAGATCGTCGAGGCGCAGGGTGCCATCGTGATCGCCGATGCCTGGCTGTCCGGCGCCTTCGCCTCCAAGAAGGGCTGCATCACGGGGCCCGACAGCATCAAGGGGCAGGTGACGCGCGCCGCCGGCCCCGCCTTCGAGCAGATGCTGGCCGCCGCCGGCGCCTCCATCGCCTCCATGCCCTCGTCCGAGATTTATTCCGGCATGCAGACCGGCGTGCTTGACGCCACCAACACCTCCTCCGAAAGCTTCGTCTCCTATCGCCTGTTCGAGCAGGTGAAATGCCTGACCGCGCCGGGCGGCAATGCGCTCTGGTTCATGTACGAACCCGTGCTCATGTCCAAGCAGGTGTTCGACCGGCTGAAGCCCGACCAGCAGAAGGCCATCCTCGCCGCCGGGAAGAAGGCGCAGGACTGGTTCGCGCAGGAGGTGCGCAAGGGCGACCAGAAGCTCGCGGACACCTTCAAGAAGGCGGGCGTCGAGGTGATTGAAATGTCAGCCTCCGACTATGACGCCTGGCTCAAGGTGGCGCAGGCCAGCGCCTACAAGAACTTCTCCGAGAAGGTGAAGGGCGGCGACGAGCTGATCAAGAAGGCCCTCGCCGTTCAGTGA